Genomic window (Granulicella arctica):
CGCGCCGGACGGCAAGCATGCGGTGCGAGGGAATAGTCTTCACCGGCTCGCGATAGTCGTAGTACATCTTGAACTTGTCCTGCTCATCGACGCCGTCGAGGGTCTTGCGGCTGACGATGATGCCTTCCTCGAACATCAGTTGACGGGTGACCTTGCGGAGGTCGGCGTCCTCGCTGATCATCTCGGCGACGATGTGGCGTGCTCCTTCAAGCGCGTCGTCCACAGAGAGGACCTCGCGCTCGGCGCTAACGAAGGTCGGGGCGAACTCGGCGAGAGACTGCGTAGTGGGCTGCTGGTTCCAGAGGTAGAGCGCGAGGGGCTCGAGGCCCTTGTCGCGGGCGATGGTGGCTTTGGTGCGGCGCTTTGGACGGAAGGGAAGATAAAGGTCTTCCAGTTCGGACTTGTCGAAGGTGGCCTCGATGCGGGCCTTGAGCTCGTCGGTAAGCTTGCCCTGTTCGAGGATGGAGGCGAGGATGGTCTCGCGGCGGGAGACGAGATCGCGGAAGTAGGCAAGTTTCTCTTCAATGTCGCGAATCTGGACCTCGTCCAGGTTGCCGGTCGCCTCCTTGCGGTAACGGGCGATGAAAGGCACAGTTCCGCCCTCGTTGAGCAGTGCGATTACCGCCAGAAGCGAGTGCAAGGGGATGTTGAGCGACTTCGTAATCTGAAGCAGGATTTCGGGGGTAAGGGTCTTGAGGTCAGCCATAGGTGCTGCCTCCATCGTATCGGGGATGGGTTAGGAAAACTGGCCAGTAACAGCACCGTGGTGACCAGGGGGCAGTATTCGGTCAGATTTACTTGCGTTAAAGGCGAAGAGGTCGCAAGATACCCGAGTAGTCCTGGCACGTCTGCTTTGTGCCGTCCGCACGGTTCCCGCCGGGTTGGATATATTGCGAATCACCGGAGGGCCACTGATCTTGCGATTCCTATCCTCAACGCTCCTGCTCGCTGTGGCATTCAGCCCCAGCGCGGCATTCGCCCTACAGGCGGCTGCGGCCAACCCCCAGACCGCGGGTGCACCGGCGACAGCGCCCGTCTCGACCGCTCCACAATCGGATATGCCTTCGGTGATCCTGCAGCCCTCACTGAACGGTATTCTGCAGGCTCTAACGCAGTTGCACACGGAGAAATGGAAGGCGCCACTGCCGGTACGCGACGAGACGGATGGCAATATCCGTTCAGTCCGCCATGATCTCGATACGGTATTGCCCCCGCTGCTCGGCGCTGCGGACGGGGCACACGAATCCGTTTCACAGACGTTGCCGGTGCTCCAGAATATTACGGCGCTCTACGACGTGCTGCTGCGCGTGGCGGGTGTCGCGAAGATGTCGGCTCCGAAGCCTCAGAGTGTATCGCTCGACCAGGCGATGGCAACTCTTGACGATGCGCGGCGCGCGCTCGCGGCACACATCCAGGATTCTGCGTTGGCTGAGGAGAAAAAGGTAAGCGATTTGCAGGCTGCGCTTCGTGCAGTGCCTCCGCCAGTGGTTGCAGCGGCACCGCCTGCGCCTCCTCCGGCACCGCCCGTAGAGAAGAAGCGGGTGCCGAAGAAGAAGCCAAAGCCAGTACCTGCAGCGACTCCCGCTTCCGCTGCTCCTACGACACCGTAGACGTTTGCGGGCACGAAGTACCTCGTGGCAGGGTTGTGTCGAAAAGCCTCTGAAGTATTGCTTTTGGGGCAGGCGATTGCGCGTCCTGAGATTAGCCGCTAGACTTCTTCGGACAAACGTTTGTTACGTTCGTTGAGCTGAAACGTTTTTGTAGTTTCGGTATCGTGCTGACAATCGAGCCTTTTTTGAAGTACCCCGGGGCGAGTGGTCTCGGGGAAAACGTCTTCAGCAACCCAAGTTCGGAGAACTCACGTGCGCGCTTCTCGGATGTTTTCTTTTTCGGTGGTCCTGCTGGTTGCAGGGTCGTTTCTTCATGCACAAGGTGCACCGGCTACGATGCCTCCGCCAGCACCGCACATGAAGCCTACCCACCTGAAGCATGTACTGGTGATCGGACAGACGAAGGGTTTTGAACACGATTCGGTGTCGACGGTGATGGCCTCTATCTACAACATGGGCAAAGAGAGCGGCCTATGGGACACGATGATCCGGACGGATACGGAGTTGCTGACGAAGAAGGACTTCGGGAAGAACAATACCAAGAATCTCAACTACTTCGATGTGCTGATCTTTGCGAGCACGACCGGCGAATTGGACATGGATGCGGCCCAGAAGGCGGATACGATTGCCTTTGTGAAGGAAGACGGCAAGGGATTTGTCGGCATCCACGCGGCGCTCGATACGAACTATAAGTGGCCTGAGTATGGCGACATGATTGGCGGCTACTTCGACCAGCACCCCTGGATGACCTTCAACGCGCCCATTGTGACCGAAGATCCTGACTTTCCGGCTGTCCGCCACTTTCCCAAGGCGTTTGTGAAGTACGACGAGATCTACCAGCCGAAGGACTTTTCGCGTGACAAGGTGAACGTGCTGCTGAGCCTTGATCCGACGAAGCTGGATTACACGAATAATCCCCGGGTTCACCGGATGGACCATGACTTCCCGGTGGCGTGGTCGAAGATGTATGGCAAGGGTCGCGTCTTCTACTCGACACTCGGTCATACTGAAGAGGCGTGGGATGACCCGGATATCAAGAAGATGTACTTCGAAGCGATCAAGTGGGCGCTCGGCATGACGGATGGCAGCACGGCGTCGCATGCTCGTCCTGCGGCATTCGCCAACGCGAAATAGAGTTAGACAGGTATCGGGAGTAAGCAAGGCTGATGAAGAAGATTGGAATGGGTTTGATCGGGCCGGGCTTCGTTGCAGCGCATCACATCGATGCGGTTCGGCGGCTGGGTGATGTCGAGGTGGTGGCGATTGCGGGCTCGTCGCAGGAGTCCGCCGACCGCAAGGCCAGGGAGTATAAGGTTGACCGGGCCTATGGCGATTTTCATGCGCTAATCGCTGATCCGGATATCCAGGTGATCCACAATACGACGCCGAACTACCTGCACCTGCCGGTGACGATGGCGGCGATCGCGGCGGGAAAGCATGTGATCTCGGACAAGCCGCTGGCGATCAATTCGCGGGATGGCCGGACGATGCGCGATGCGGCTGTGGCGGCGAAGATCGGCCATGTCGTGACGTTCAACTATCGTGGGAACCCGCTGGTGCAGCAGGCGCGAGGGATGGTAAGCCGCGGTGAGGCAGGTGGCGTGAGCTTTGTGCACGGCCACTATTTGCAGGACTGGTTGACCGATCCGAATGTCTACTCGTGGCGGTCGGACCCGGCGAAGGGTGGTGTCAGTTCGGCGCTGGGCGACATCGGTTCGCATTGGTGCGATCTCGCGGAGCATATGTCCGGCCAGAGGATCGTGTCGGTGCTGGCGGACCTGACGACGGTGATCCCGGTGCGCTACTCGGCTGGTGCTTCGGCGCAGGCCTTCTCGGGAGACAGTAGCGGCGAGCGAACTGCTGTCGAAGTGCACGCGGAGGATCTTGCCAGTGTGCTGCTTCGCTTCGACGGCGGGGCAAAGGGTTCTTTCTCGGTTGGGCAGGTGTTGCCGGGTCATAAGAACGACCTGCAACTTGAAGTGAACGGAAGAACCTGCTCGCTGAAGTGGAAGCAGGAGGAGCAGAATGAGCTTTGGATCGGTCACCACAACAAGCCGAACGCGATGATGGCGAAGGACCCGTCGCTGGTTTCGCCTGAGGTATTGCGGTATGTTCATCTGCCGGGCGGTCATCAGGAGTCGTGGGCGGACGCGTTTCTGAACGTAATGCGGGATGCGTATGAGTGGATCGGCGACGGTGCCGCTCCGGCGAGCAAGCCTTCGATGCTGCCGACCTTCGACGACGGATACCGTTCGACCTGTATCGTTGAAGCCATGCTGCAAAGCCACGCCGAGGGCGGAGTCTGGAAGAGCGTGGAGTACGTGGCGAGCCAGGCGTAGCATGCCGGTGATACAAAGAGGAATGGAGATCGCATGAGGCTTGGAGTATTTACAGCGCTGCTCGCGCAGATGCCCTTGAAGGACGTTCTCGCGAAGCTGAAGGCGCTAGACATTACGACGGTGGAACTGGGAACGGGGAACTATCCCGGTAACGCACATTGCAAGCTATCGATGCTTGATAACCCGGCTGAGTTGAAGGAGTTCAAGCAGAAGCTCGACGATGCGGGCGTAAGCATCAGTGCGCTGAGCTGTCATGGGAATTCACTGCACCCGGACGCGACGCAGGCCAAGCAGGCGCAAGAGACGAACCAGAAGACGATCCTGTTGGCAGAGAAGCTTGGCGTGTCGGTAGTAGTGGACTTCTCGGGTTGTCCCGGCGATTCGCCCAACGCGAAGGCTCCGAACTGGGTGACGTGCCCGTGGCCGCCAGAGTATCTGGATGTGCTGGCGTGGCAGTGGGACAAGGTGGTGACGCCGTACTGGTTGGAGCGGGGCAAACTGGCCGCTGATCATGGTGTGAAGGTGGCGATCGAGATGCATCCCGGCTTCGTTGTCTACAGCCCGGAGACGATGCTTCGGCTGCGGGCGATTGCGGGTGACTCAGTCGGCTGCAACTATGACCCGAGCCACATGTTCTGGCAGGGAATTGACCCCATCGCGGCAGTTCGAGTTCTTGGCGATGCGATCTTCCATGTCCACGCGAAGGATACGCAGATGTACCCGGCGAACCTGGCTCGTACGGGCGTGCTCGATACAAAGCCTTATACCGATGAGCGCCACCGCGGGTGGATCTTTCGGACCTGTGGCTACGGCCACGGAGCGGAGTGGTGGAAGGAGTTCGTCTCCACGCTGCGCATGTTCGGATACGACGACGTGCTCTCCATAGAGCACGAGGACAGCTTGCTCTCCCCGGAAGAGGGGCTTACCAAGGCTGCACAGTTTCTGAACGACGTTGTGATCAAGGAAGCACCCGCGGCGGCATGGTGGGTGTAGCAAATAGATCGAGCAAGAGAATTTAAGGGTGTGGGTACGCGATGAAAAGACTTCGGATTGCGGTATTTGTAGCAGCGGCGTTTGGGATGGCGACGTACTCCAGCAAGCTGACGCCGATATATGCGGCCTCAAACGGCGAGCAGGCGGGGGCTACGCAGGCTGCGGCGGTTGAGGGTGCGAACTCGGTCGGCGCCAAGGCTTACGCGAGTCATTGCTCCATGTGTCACGGTCAACAGCGTGAGGGGATGGCGCCCATATTCCCTTCGCTCGTCGGTGTGGGCCGCAGGCTTACGGATGAGCAGATCCTCGGGATTGTCCATAATGGCCGCGGCAAGATGCCTGCACAACCGGCGCTCGAGGCCGAAGAGGTCAATGCGATCATTCGCTTTCTGAAAACGGACGATTTGTCCGGCGCCAAGGCGGCAACGAGTAGCGCGAGCGACCTGAAGGCGGTCCACACGGCGGCGCTTACTGGTCCGGGTAATTCAATCTTCCAACAGAACTGCGCTTTCTGTCATGGTCGCGATGCGGGCGGCGGCGAGGCTGGGCCGGACCTGACGCGATCGAAGCTGGTTGCATCGGACGTGAACGGCGACAAGATCTCTGATGTGGTGCGGAACGGCCGCATTGAGAAGAAGATGCCGGCCTTCAAATTCTCCAATGATGAGTTGGCCAGCGTAGTCGAGTACATCCACGCGCAGGCGGACAAGGCCAAGTCGCAGAAGCCGGGCAGCCGCAAGGGTGTCGATGTGTCCGACCTGCAGACGGGCAATGCTGAAGCTGGAAAGAAGTATTTCACCAGCGCAGGCTGTGTGAAGTGCCACTCTGAGACCGGGGACATGGCGGGTGTCGCTACGCGCTTTCAGGGACTGCAACTCGAAGAGCGCATGCTCTATCCGCGTGATGCAAAGAGCACCGTGGCTGTGACGCTACCGTCGGGGGAGAAGGTCTCAGGCACGCTGGCATATCAGGATGAGTTCACGGTTGGCCTGAAGGGCAGCGATGGTGTGTATCACTCGTGGAACGTGAACAACGTGAAGTTTACGGTGGACTCACCTGTGGACGCACACGTTGAGCAGTTTCCGAAGTACACGGACGGCGACATCCACAACCTGATGGCTTATCTGCAGACGCTAAAGTAGCAGCGTAGGCCCTGGACGCAGCTTCTGAAAGGCTCGGATCGAATGATGAAGTTGTTGAGAGATGTACTGCTGTCTACCTTGGGTGCGTCGCTGCTGCTTGCTTCTGTATCGTCTGTGGCCGCGGCGCAGAGTTTGAGTGCGGCGGAGTTGACGAATCCTCCGGCGGATAGCTGGCCCGGATATCACGGCGACTACTCCGGCAAACGGCATAGTCCACTGACGCAGATCAATCCGCAGAATGTCGGCACGCTTGGACTCGCGTGGGCCTTTCAGACGAATCAGTCCAACCAGATCAAGTCAACGCCGATCCTGGTCGATGGGGTGCTGTACTTTACGGTGCCGGACAATATCTGGGCGGTCGATGCGCGGTCGGGACACATGCTTTGGAAGTACACCTATCCGCCGAACGATGGTTTGCATATCGGGCATCGCGGCGTCGGGATGTACAAGGGCTGGCTCTACTTCCTGACACCCGACGGACACCTTGTCTCGCTCAATGCGAAGGACGGGACGGTTCGCTGGAACGTGGTCGTGGCGGATGTGAAGAAGGGCTATTGGACGACGATGGCTCCGCTGGTGGTGAAGGATCACGTGATCGTTGGTGTCTCGGGCGACTTCGACAATCTGACGGGCTATCTTCAGTCGATCGATCCGGAGACCGGGAAGCTGCAGTGGCAGTGGAACTCGACGCCTCCTGTTGGAACGCCGAACAGCACGACCGGCGGCATGACGTGGATGACCGGGACGTATGATCCGTCGCTGAATTTGATCTATTGGGGTACGGGTAATCCGACGCCGGTGCTGCAGGGAAAGAGCAGACCGGGCGATGACCTTTATACGTGCAGCATTGTGGCGCTTGATCCGGACACGGGTAAGCTGACGTGGGCCTTCCAGGTGTCACCGCACGATACCCACGACTGGGATGCGGTGGAGACGCCGGTGCTCGTCGATGGGATGTTCAAGGGACAGCAGAAGAAGATGCTGATGCAGACCTCGCGCAATGGCTACTTCTTCGTGCTCGACAGGACCAACGGAAAGAGCCTGCTGACGACGCCGTTCGGCCCGGTTAACTGGTCGCTCGGCGTGGACAAAGAAGGGCGGCCGATCCCGAATCCTAAGAAGGAGCCCGCTCCTGATGGTCGCATTATCGCTCCGGATGAAGGCGGCATGACAAACTATCGGTCGCCGAGCTTCGACCCGAAGACGGGTCTGTTCGTGGTCGATGCGCACCCGAGCTGGAGCATCTATTTCGCCAAGGAGGCCGATGGCCAGTACGGCTGGGCCGGGGCGGATTACGGGCTGTGGGGCAAGGGTGTGATCGAGGCGATTGACTACCAGACGGGCAAGATCCGCTGGAGCCATGATGTTGGTAAGGGTGGATCGGGCGCGGGCGTGCTGACGACGGAGTCCGGACTGACCTTCACGGGTGACGCCTC
Coding sequences:
- a CDS encoding ThuA domain-containing protein codes for the protein MRASRMFSFSVVLLVAGSFLHAQGAPATMPPPAPHMKPTHLKHVLVIGQTKGFEHDSVSTVMASIYNMGKESGLWDTMIRTDTELLTKKDFGKNNTKNLNYFDVLIFASTTGELDMDAAQKADTIAFVKEDGKGFVGIHAALDTNYKWPEYGDMIGGYFDQHPWMTFNAPIVTEDPDFPAVRHFPKAFVKYDEIYQPKDFSRDKVNVLLSLDPTKLDYTNNPRVHRMDHDFPVAWSKMYGKGRVFYSTLGHTEEAWDDPDIKKMYFEAIKWALGMTDGSTASHARPAAFANAK
- a CDS encoding Gfo/Idh/MocA family protein, with translation MKKIGMGLIGPGFVAAHHIDAVRRLGDVEVVAIAGSSQESADRKAREYKVDRAYGDFHALIADPDIQVIHNTTPNYLHLPVTMAAIAAGKHVISDKPLAINSRDGRTMRDAAVAAKIGHVVTFNYRGNPLVQQARGMVSRGEAGGVSFVHGHYLQDWLTDPNVYSWRSDPAKGGVSSALGDIGSHWCDLAEHMSGQRIVSVLADLTTVIPVRYSAGASAQAFSGDSSGERTAVEVHAEDLASVLLRFDGGAKGSFSVGQVLPGHKNDLQLEVNGRTCSLKWKQEEQNELWIGHHNKPNAMMAKDPSLVSPEVLRYVHLPGGHQESWADAFLNVMRDAYEWIGDGAAPASKPSMLPTFDDGYRSTCIVEAMLQSHAEGGVWKSVEYVASQA
- a CDS encoding sugar phosphate isomerase/epimerase family protein — its product is MRLGVFTALLAQMPLKDVLAKLKALDITTVELGTGNYPGNAHCKLSMLDNPAELKEFKQKLDDAGVSISALSCHGNSLHPDATQAKQAQETNQKTILLAEKLGVSVVVDFSGCPGDSPNAKAPNWVTCPWPPEYLDVLAWQWDKVVTPYWLERGKLAADHGVKVAIEMHPGFVVYSPETMLRLRAIAGDSVGCNYDPSHMFWQGIDPIAAVRVLGDAIFHVHAKDTQMYPANLARTGVLDTKPYTDERHRGWIFRTCGYGHGAEWWKEFVSTLRMFGYDDVLSIEHEDSLLSPEEGLTKAAQFLNDVVIKEAPAAAWWV
- a CDS encoding c-type cytochrome, with product MKRLRIAVFVAAAFGMATYSSKLTPIYAASNGEQAGATQAAAVEGANSVGAKAYASHCSMCHGQQREGMAPIFPSLVGVGRRLTDEQILGIVHNGRGKMPAQPALEAEEVNAIIRFLKTDDLSGAKAATSSASDLKAVHTAALTGPGNSIFQQNCAFCHGRDAGGGEAGPDLTRSKLVASDVNGDKISDVVRNGRIEKKMPAFKFSNDELASVVEYIHAQADKAKSQKPGSRKGVDVSDLQTGNAEAGKKYFTSAGCVKCHSETGDMAGVATRFQGLQLEERMLYPRDAKSTVAVTLPSGEKVSGTLAYQDEFTVGLKGSDGVYHSWNVNNVKFTVDSPVDAHVEQFPKYTDGDIHNLMAYLQTLK
- a CDS encoding acido-empty-quinoprotein group A — translated: MMKLLRDVLLSTLGASLLLASVSSVAAAQSLSAAELTNPPADSWPGYHGDYSGKRHSPLTQINPQNVGTLGLAWAFQTNQSNQIKSTPILVDGVLYFTVPDNIWAVDARSGHMLWKYTYPPNDGLHIGHRGVGMYKGWLYFLTPDGHLVSLNAKDGTVRWNVVVADVKKGYWTTMAPLVVKDHVIVGVSGDFDNLTGYLQSIDPETGKLQWQWNSTPPVGTPNSTTGGMTWMTGTYDPSLNLIYWGTGNPTPVLQGKSRPGDDLYTCSIVALDPDTGKLTWAFQVSPHDTHDWDAVETPVLVDGMFKGQQKKMLMQTSRNGYFFVLDRTNGKSLLTTPFGPVNWSLGVDKEGRPIPNPKKEPAPDGRIIAPDEGGMTNYRSPSFDPKTGLFVVDAHPSWSIYFAKEADGQYGWAGADYGLWGKGVIEAIDYQTGKIRWSHDVGKGGSGAGVLTTESGLTFTGDASGSVLALDTSNGNTLWHAGTGSPMQSSPITYELDGRQYTVTSSGGVVFAWALPEATHSSAPQAGMGTK